A window of Mobiluncus massiliensis genomic DNA:
GAAAGCCCCTACCACCACCGAAGTGGGTTCGCTGGCAAACTCTATGAACGTGATGCTTTCCAACCTGGAACAGGCTTTCTCAGCGGTGGAGCTATCCGAACGCAAGATGCGACGTTTCGTCTCTGACGCGTCCCACGAGTTGCGTACCCCCACCGCCGCGATTCGCGGTTATGCGGAACTGTCGCGCATGGGTGGAGTGGGCCCGGAGCGCCAGGCGGAGGTCATGGCACGTATCGAGTCCGAGGCCACCCGCATGGGCAATATGGTGCAAGACTTGCTGACGTTGGCGCGATTGGATGAACACCGTCCAATGACTTTCGAGCGCACCGATATTACCGCTTTGGCGCGAAACTCTCTGTCAGATATGGCCGTACTGGATCCGGAACGCGACATGCAGCTGCTGAACATGGAAGATGAGACGCTGGAGGAAGTCTACAGTGTCTATGCAACTGTGGATGCGGAAAAGATTTCCCAGGTCATCACCAATTTGCTGACTAATGTGCGTCAGCACACTCCGGCGAACACCCCCGTCGAGGTGGTGGTGGGTTACCATATGTGGCCTGATGAAACCGGAGCTCCCCTTAAGAATGCCGCGGCTTCAAAGATTCCCGCGTTCCAGCGCTGTGCTGTCCTGGAGATTCGTGACCACGGTCCGGGTGTGGCTCCCGAGGATGCCAAAAAGGTTTTTGAACGTTTCTATCGTTCCGATACGTCACGAGTGCGCACCACGGGCGGTACCGGACTAGGTTTGGCTATCGTTTCCGGTATCGTTTCGGCTCACAACGGTACGGTGGCTATGCTCCAGACTCCCGGCGGTGGCGCCACGGTAAGGATTAAGCTACCGTGCCAGGCCTCGCACGTGGATTCTCAGGGTGAGAACCAGAGCAGTCCAGCCGCAAAGTTCGCTGCGGCTTCAGCCGCTATCAACCAGGCTTCCAACACCAAGGAAAATTCCCGGCAGACCCCACCCCCCGCTCGTAAAGCGCCAGCCAGCGCCCCGAAGCCACAGGGCATGCCTGTCGTAAGACCGGTGCCTCCGATGGTGCGACATGCCGTGCCCACCCCGGTGGTACAGCCAACTCCTCCCGTGGCGCCTTCTCCTCGGCCTCCCGCTAAACCGGTCCCCAAGCCGACGAAGGTTCCCCCGCCTCCGCCCCCGCCGCGTTCCGCTTAGGCCTGTGAGTTCTTCTCGACACCAAAAGTGAGGCTTCGAGCTACGGTTTTTACCGTCTGGAGCATCGGTTTTAGGCGAAAGTCGTTACTACCGGGATAAACAGGTATACTTGGTAGGTTGCTTTGGGTTTCCCAAGCTGGCAGAGGATGATGTGTATGGCCGAGATGATACCGGCTTGGTTATTGTCGGGTTTTGCCCGTTCTGTTGCCGCTGAAGGCGGTACAGCTCCAAGAGACGTAGCCCAATCCGTAGGCACCGAGTTGGCGCAGCGGTGGATGGCTCCGGAGCGCCATTTTCATAACCTGGATTATCTGAAAACCACCCTGGAAAACGTTGATATTCTCAGCGAACAAGCTCGGGACGTGGATGCTATCCGCCTAGCCGTGTGGTATCACGGTGCGATTTTTGATGTTTCCGAAGCTGCGGTGGAGCGCGGAGAAGCGGGACTGAACGTGCTAGGTTCCGCTGATTATGCTGCTGATTCTCTAGCTGAGCTAGGCGTTAGTGAGCCGCAGATTGAAAAAATTACTGATCTCATCCGGGGTTTATACCACCATCAGGCGATTGACGACATCGATGCCCAGGTGCTTTCCGATGCGGATTTATGTATATTGGCGGCGGATCCTCAGGAGTACTTAGAGTACTTGCGAGCTATTCGCCGCGAATACGCCGCCTATGACGAGGCTTGTTTCATTTCCGCCCGTTCCAAAGTCATCGGCAGTTTGCTGAACCGCCCGCAACTGTTTTGGACGCACGGGGCTGCATCGTGGGAGGAACAAGCCCGCGAAAACCTCCGTGCCGAATTGGAACGTCTGGAAAAAACCGGTACTGCCGGGTTGGACATCGCTGGTGCCGGGGTTGACCCCACGGTCCAGACCGACGCGATTCCCGCTGCGACATCGACATCGGAACTGCCACCCACTCCGCGGGAGGGCACCCCGAAAGTTGCTGTCACCAACCCCGAAACCGGGGACTTGTCTGGATCTTCCCCAAGGGATGGGGATACGGAGGAGACGGATGAATCGGACGAGGTCAACCCTTATGCGCCTCCGGATGAAGCGGATTTGGGTTCGACCCTTGAGAACGTCGCTGAAGCCATGGATACGATGGTCATGAAAGCGCTAAAACCCGCTGAAGTTGACTCTAAAACTATATCTGAAGTGCAAGAATAGAGTTTTCCACAGGGCGCACGATTTCGGGGTTTTCCACAGGTAGATTTATTGTGACTGGGTAGCTCACACGTATTGCCTTAGTTTGAAAGTGCGAAAACCAAAGTTTGGTTTTCCCTCACTTTAGAAGTGTTTCAAACGAAAGGAATCACCATGCAATTTCAAGTTGATAGCGATGCCGTAGCTGCCGCCGGTGCCCAAACCCGCGCCTGTGCAGAGGAAGTCAGTGCCCAAGTTTCAGCGATGATGGCGAATCTGACCGCCTTGCAGGAATCTTGGACCGGTGCCGCCTCCGGAGCTTTCGCGGCTCTCGCGGCTCAATGGCGCGCCACCCAAGCCACCGTGGAGGATAACCTTCGCCAGATTGGTTTGCAGCTCGACACGGCCTCCGCGAATTATGCCGAAGCAGAATCGAATGCCGCGGCGTTATTTGCCGGAGCATAAAGGATTTCGGTTCAAATCCCAGACCACCAAATCAAAGAACTGAGAGACCCCGTTGGGAGTCTCTCAGTTCTTAACGATTCATGGAGTTTGCGAGAGGGTTTTGCCGCAGGTTAGCGACGCAGACCCAAGTTGATTTTCTTTCCGGTCACGATTGAGATCACGACCGCAGCCGCAACCCCGGCCCCCACGCACAGTAGCATGATAAAGACAAAGGAAACCACGCCGGGAACCGAGTCAATCGGGGAGGACACGAAGGCTTGCGGGGCGTTCGCATTAATCGCCGAGATAGAAGTCTTGGCTTTTTCGGGTGATTGAGGAGCCACATTGGCGTGAATCTGAGGTTCCGCATTAGCTACGGATGCCGGAGCCTGAGGGTACATGACTTCAGGACCAGCCGGGACATCGACATCATTGCCGCCCGCGTTCAGTTCCGCGGTGGAAGGGGCCGCGGGGGCAGGAGCTACGGGATTGACCGCCACATCGGAGGCGCCGGAGGGCATCGAATCCAAATTCACGTGCTCCAAGACCGTGCCGGCCGAATCTCCGGATGCGTCCGGGGAAGGCAAAGTATCTGCGTAAGCTGCCGGGCCAAAAGCCAATCCCAGCACCAACGCCGCTGCTGTAATCAAAAACTTTTTCATCGCGTCCTGCCTCAGTTTCGATTTCCTATGTCCAGGGTTTTCCCAGTTCCTCACCACACGATTTTCCCAGGTTTCAAACCGAGGAATCCTTGCGGCTGTTACTTAACATTGTAACCTCTAAATTTTTTATCGGGAACCCCTCAGGTTTCATTAGGATTCTTTTCGGAGTTTTTGTGTAATTCTCAAGGTTTTTTCCGGTAGTTTTCCAAACCTTTGTAACAACATTCTCACCTTTGCGCTCCCGTTGGCAGACCCGAACTGACCCAACCGAGATGGATTCAAGGACCGAAGAACCATAAAAACCCACCGGGGCGACCCCACGCAAAAGCAGGGAATCGCCCCGATGAAAGTTATGAAAACACTAGCGGTTGCCTACTGGCTTAGTACATGCCGCCCATGTCGTCGCCAGCCGGAGCCGGTGCCGGAGCCGGAGGCTCAGGCTTGTCAGCCACCACCGCTTCGGTGGTCAGGAACAGCCCCGCGATAGAGGCCGCGTTCTGCAGAGCGGAACGAGTCACCTTCACCGGGTCAGCCACCTTGGCTTCCAACAGATCCTCGTACTCGCCGGTGGCGGCATTCAGACCCTGACCCTTGGGCAGGTGACGGACCTTCTCAGCCACAACCCCGCCTTCCATACCAGCGTTAGCCGCAATCTGCTTCAGCGGGGATTCCACTGCCACCCGCACGATGGAGGCGCCGGTCGCTTCGTCGCCTTCCAGCTGCAGATCCTTGAAAGCCTCGGTGGCAGCCTGAATCAGAGCCACACCGCCGCCGGGAACCAAGCCTTCTTCCTTGGCAGCCTTCGCGTTGCGCACGGCATCTTCGATGCGGTGCTTGCGTTCTTTCAGCTCCACCTCGGTAGCGGCACCAGACTTGATGACGGCCACGCCGCCAGCCAGCTTCGCCAAGCGCTCCTGGAGCTTCTCACGGTCGTAGTCGGAATCGGTCTTTTCGATTTCCTGACGAATCTGGCGAATGCGGGCCGCCAGAGCGTCCTTGTCACCAGCACCGTCCACGATGGTGGTGTCGTCCTTGGTGACAACGACCTTGCGAGCGGTACCCAGCACCTCGAGGCCAACGTTTTCAAGCTTCAGACCGAGGTCCTCGCTGACAACCTGGGCGCCGGTCAGGATAGCCATATCCTGGAGCATAGCCTTACGACGATCGCCGAAACCGGGAGCCTTCACCGCGACAACCTTCAGTGCACCGCGGATACGGTTCAGTACCAAGGTTGCCAGAGCTTCACCTTCGATGTCCTCGGCAATAATGGCTACCGGCTTACCAGCCTGCATGACCTTTTCCAACAGCGGCACCAAGTCTTTGATAGAGGAAATCTTGGTGTCCACCAGCAGGACGTAGGTGTCCTCCAGAGCGGCTTCCTGACGGTCCGCGTCGGTCACAAAGTAGGGGGAAATGTAGCCTCGATCGAAACGCATGCCCTCAGTGACCTCAAGGTTCAGGCCGAAAGTGTTGGATTCTTCCACGGTGATGACGCCCTCTTGGCCGACCTTTTCCATAGCCTCGGCAATCATTTCGCCAATGGTTTCGTCAGCGGCCGAAATCGAGGCGGTCGCGGCGATTTGTTCCTTGGTCTTAACTTCCACCGCGTCGGCGAGCAAACGAGCCACTACCGCGTCCACGGCCTTTTCGATGCCGTGACGCAACGCAATCGGGTTCGCGCCCGCAGCCACGTTGCGCAGGCCTTCCTTCACGATAGCCTGAGCCAAAACAGTCGCCGTAGTGGTACCGTCACCAGCCACGTCGTCAGTCTTCTTGGCGACCTCCTTAACCAGCTCGGCGCCAATCTTTTCGTAGGGGTCAGCCAGGTCAATTTCCTTAGCGATAGACACGCCGTCATTAGTAATGGTCGGGGCGCCCCACTTCTTTTCCAACACCACGTTGCGGCCCTTGGGTCCCAAGGTTACCTTGACGGTGTCAGCCAACAAATCCAGTCCGCGTTCCATGCCGCGACGGGCTTCTTCTGCAAAGGCAATCATTTTTGCCATTTATTACAACCTCCGCTTTTATAAGGTTCATGTGCGGCGAATGCCCGCGACGGACGGCTGGGGTTGTGGCGGTTCACGTCTCCGCGCGACCTGCAGCCTCATTCACCAACTTGTCACTCTGACATTGAGAGTGCTAACTCAATCTTGGCACTCTCGCCCCTAGAGTGCAAGTTTTAAACTTCCGAGTCCGCGGCGAGTTGCTACGCAAAAATGACTTGTCCGGCTGGCCTTAGAGCCTGCCGACCAACACAACCTGAATCTTGTCCAGGCCGTCTTTGGGCACAATCATGTCGATATTCAAGACGCGCTGCACCTCGCGCGCTTCCGCCTCGCGGTCGGAGGGGTAATAGATGGTGTTTACTGCGGGTTTGGTGCCCTGGAAGTTATCGGCAGACACTTTCGTAAAGCCATCCGCTGCCACTTTGTCCTTGATTTTTGCAGCCAGTCCGTTGATTCCCGAAGCGTTCAAGACACTCACGTTGATACTTTTATCGGCAGAAGGCGGCTCGGGCGTTTTTTCCGCAGCGGGCGGGGTGCTTTGGGTCGGTTCCTCGCTGGGTTCGACACTTTCTGTGGGTTCTTCGCCGGGTTTTTCGGTTTCAGAAGGGCTCGGGGTCGCCGCGGTGTTTGGGGTTTGGCTCATCTGGGGCTTCGTCGCCACATCGTTGGCGGTTGAGGGGTGCGACCCAATCAGGAGCAGCATGGCCCAAGCCAGCAAGGGTGCGGCAATAATCACGATGACAAAAGGCAGAAAACCGTGCCACCAGGGCTGACCAGGTCGGTGCGCGCCCTGTGGTAAGTTTTTCCCAATCCGGTCGAATTCATCCTCGGGGTATCGTGCTTCATCCACGTGTCCAGCTTACGGATTGCATCAGTTTTCGGGCTGTTCCCACGCCGTTAACCCAACGGAAAAGTTACGCAAACGCGTCCTTAACCGACCATTCACGGCAGGCGCCAATCCACCGGCTGACCGCCCTGGGCCACCAGCAATTCATTGGCTCGTGAAAAGGGACGGGAACCAAAGAATCCTCGTGACGCTGAGAGCGGGGAGGGATGAACCGATTCGAGGCACGGTACGCGGGGCATAAACTCTTTGGTCTTGCGTGCATCGGCACCCCACAAAAACGCGACCAGCGGCAGCCCTTGCGCGTCATGATGTTTAGCGAGTTCCCGGATGGCGAACTCGGTAATAGCCTCCCAGCCTCGGCCGCGGTGGGAGGCAGGTTTCCCCGGTTGTACGGTCAAAGCTCGGTTTAGCAGCATGACTCCCTGATTTGCCCAGGGCCGCAAGTCGCCCGAAGTCGGCAGGGGCAGGCCTAAATCCTGATGCAGTTCCTTAAAAATATTAACCAGCGAACGCGGAATTTCTGTACCGGGCATTACAGAAAATGATAGTCCCATGGCGTGACCCGGGGTGGGATAGGGGTCTTGGCCCACAATCAGGACTTTCACCCGCTCCAAAGGGTACTGAAAAGCGTGAAATACATTCTCTCCAGCCGGAAAATATCCCCGTCCCGCCGCCAATTCGGCACGCAGGAAATCTCCCATGGAGTGAATCTGGTCCTCGACCGGAGCCATAGTTTGCGCCCAGTCCGGGGACATAATCCGTTCCAGTCCGCCTCGGTTCTCCCCTGTGTTCATGGCCACTCCCTACATGTCCAGGGCCAGATCGAGAATGGGAGCGCTGTGCGTGAGGGCTCCCACAGAGATATAGTCCACCCCGCAGGCGGCGGTCGCTGCCGCGTCACTCAGTGTCAAGCCCCCGCTGGCCTCGGTTTTCACTCCGTATGGGGCAGCGATTGCCACCGCTTTAGCCATGGTTTCCGGGCTCATATTATCCAGCAAAATCAGCCCTACCCCGAGAGCCGTCGCCTCTGTGACCTGTTCCAAAGTGTCGCATTCCACTTCCAGGGGAATCTGGGGGGCATACGCTCGCACCGCCTGCACCGCGGCCGCCAGCGAACCGGCTGCGGCGATGTGGTTGTCTTTGATGAGCGCCGCGTCCCCCAGCCCCATCCGGTGATTTTCTCCGCCGCCGCAGCGCACCGCGTACTTTTGCAGCACGCGCATTCCCGGAATCGTTTTGCGCGTGTCACGCACCCGTGCTTTTGTACCTGTCGTTCCACTCTCGCAGGGGGCGTCGGCAATCGCATCCACATAAGCCGCCACCGCGGTCGCCACACCGCTGAGCTGACTGGCCAGGTTCAACAGGGTCCTCTCGGCGGTCAGCATAGTCCTGGCACCAGCAGTTATCTCTAAAATGACATCTCCTGGCTCAACCCGTTCCCCATCCTGGCGTCGCATCGTGACCCGCGGTGTGGGGGCGCCGGCCTTTTGCGCCAGCACGAAAGGCACCGCGGCGGCGATGGGAACCCCCGCCAAGCACCCTGACTCGCGGGCTACCATCCGGGCTTGTACCGTGAGGGAGTCATCAAAAATGGCATCCGTGGTGACGTCTGGCCCGTAAGCCAAATCTTCGTCCAAGGTCGCCTCGATAAAGTCCGTGACCTGGCGCGAATCTAACTTCGCTGCCGCTAAAGCGCTGGTGATTTCTGGGGGTAACATCATTTTTCTCTCCTTTTTCACGTCCGGCTCGCCCTGTGGGCTCACACCGGGGTCTCGCTGACTTCCAGGGAGGTTCCGTCTGGGCCCAGCTTCACGTCTAGATGCCGGCGCCATTCCTCGCGGCGGTGCGGGAAATCCGTTCGCCGGTGGGTGCCGCGGGATTCTTCTCTGGCCAAGGCCGGTGCCACCAGGGCTCGGGCTACCAGCGTGGTGTGGGGGGACAGATTCTCAAGTTCGCGCTGAGCCCGCTGCAGGCCGGCGCGATCGCGCAGCACATAGACATCGCGGCTCATGATTTCCTGGATTGTTTCCAGTACCGTGGGCGCAATGACCGCCGGCTGGGGAATCGTTGCCGGTTTTGCCACCGGGCGGCGTCGCAGTTGCGGCAGGTCCGCTTCCGCCAGCTGCTTAGCGACTAAACTGCCCATGACCAGGGCTTCCGTCAGGGAGTTTGAGGCCAGGCGGTTTGCGCCCTGCACCCCGGTACACGCCACCTCCCCAATGGCATAGAGTCCTGCCACGTTCGTTTGCCCACTCATGGTGGCCGCGATTCCGCCGCAATAGTAGTGGGCTCCGGGGCGGACCGGAATCGGCTCGGTGATGGGGTCTACCCCGCGGCTGGAAACCAGCTCATAGATGGTGGGGAACATTTCTTTCCATTTCTGAGCCCCGAAACTGGTGGCATCCAAGTAGAGGTGATCCAAACCGTGAGCCACCATGTACTCCTGTTCCGCCGCCGAAACCACGTCACGCGGCGCCAAGTCCTCTTGGGGATGAACCCCGCGCATGACCCGGTTGCCCTGCCCGTCCACCAGGAAAGCGCCCTCCCCGCGCACCGCTTCGGACACGAGTACCCCCCGGTCGCCCTTAACTTTAACGGGCGGTACAAAAATGGTGGGGTGGAACTGCATAAATTCGAGGTCGCGGCCGATGGCTCCGGCGCGCAGGGCTGCGGCCAAACCGACCCCGTTGACGACTTCGGGGTTCGTGGTCGCATTCCACAGCTGGCCGATTCCGCCGGTAGCGAGGATGACCGCAAAAGCGGAAACGACCCCGAATCCACGCCGGGAATCCCGTACCGTGGCACCGCAGGCACGGCCGTCTCTATCGACCAGGACATCGCACAACTCGCAATCTTCCAGGACTTTCAGTTCACCTTGTCCGCCGGTGTTCCAGGTCGCACCGTCCATGGCGGCGACATTTTTCGCCAGCGTAATCTCGATTTCGTGACCCGAAGCGTCCCCGTTGGAGTGCAGGATGCGCCGCGCGGAATGCCCCCCTTCCAGGTGCAGGTCGATTTCCCCGGCTGCGTTGCGGTCGAAGCGCGCTCCGATACGCATCATCCACTGCAGGGCTCGCGGGGCTTCCTGAACCAGGGTGCGCACCGCCGTCTGGCTGCACAAGCCCGCCCCCGCCACGATGGTGTCTTCGTAGTGGGCTTCGGGAGTGTCTTGCCGATCCCAAACCGCAGCCAACCCCCCTTGTGCCCAGTCAGTAGAGCTGGCGGTCAGGTCACTTTTCGTCACCAGTACGCAATCGACCCCGGCAAAAACCAGGTTGATGACGGCGCTCAAGCCCGCCGCCCCGGATCCGACTACCAGAACCGGGGTTGTCATTGTCCAGTTGACATCCATGGGAGTGCGTTCCGGCGTCTAGTGCTGCTGGGGTGAGGCGGTGTTGCCGATGGCAATCATGCGCTGCACGCTGGCTCGGGCGCGCGCGGCGATATCTTCGTCCACAAAGACTTCGTCGCGGCCGTTTTCCAAGCAGCTGACTAAGTTTTCCAAAGTGGTTTGGTTCATGTACGGGCAAGCCGCCTGGGGCATGACCGGTTCAAAAGTGACCTCTGGATTGGCTTTACGCAGCGGGTGAAGCATCCCAACCTCGGTGGCGACCAGCACTCGCGAACCTTTCGGGGCTTTTTTCGCCTCCGAGAGCATTCCGCCAGTGGAAAGCACCTTCACCCGTTCCGCACTGAGTTTGCCGGCCTCGATGAGGTCCACAGCTGCCTGCGTACCGCCGCATTCGGGGTGAATGTAGACATCCGCATCCCCCGCGGCAAGGATTCCTTGCATCAAAATGTCGGGGGTCATCGCGGCGTGAACATGGCAGGCACCGTCCCAGGTCACCAGGTTTTTCCGATCGGTCACGCGCCGCACGTGCGTCCCCAGGTTGCGGTCGGGGCAAAACAGAATCTCGGTTTGCGCCGGAATCGAGTTCACCACGTCAATAGCGTTGGCCGAGGTGCAGCACACATCGGTTTCCGCCTTCACCGCGGCGGTGGTGTTCACGTAACTGACCACGACCGCGCCGGGGTGCGCGGCTTTCCACTCCCGTAGCTGCTCGGCAGTAATGCAATCTGCCAGCGAACATCCCGCGGTGGCGTCAGGAATCAAAACGCGTTTTTGCGGGGAGAGAATTTTGGCGGTTTCCGCCATGAAGTGAACTCCGGCAAACACGATGGTGCCCTGCGGGGCTTCGGCAGCCAAACGTGACAAAGCCAGGGAATCCCCGGTGAAATCCGCCACGTCTTGAACTTCGCCGGATTGGTAGTTATGCGCCAAGATTACGGCGTCTTTTTCCTGAGCCAGCTGGCGAATACTTTTTTGGAGAGCTTGAGTTTCTGTGGCGCTTCGAGTCATGGTGATAGCTTTCCTTCCTCAAGTTTCCCGGACGGCTTGCCTGACAAAGCTCGCGATAATTCGAGTCACTTTCGTATTAACACTGCTTCCGATTATAGAACCCTTTAAAACCGGCTTTTTCACCAGGGTGGGTGACGGAAAAAAGAACTGGCTTTGTCGCGCGGGCAAATTTATGGGAAAATCGGAACACCGCCACTTTAGCTCAGTTGGTAGAGCACCCGCCTTGTAAGCGGACGGTCAACAGTTCGAGTCTGTTAAGTGGCTCCACTCTGCCGGCCCCTCTGGGGTAACTCTCATTGACACCTCAGACCAGGATGAAAGCCACGGCCGCTAGCCCCAACAGCAGCATCCCCAGGATGAGACGGCGCAACGGGGTGGGCAAGGCCGCCCGCAGCACTCTCCTGGCGCCAACCCGCAGCGGAGCGCTGAGCGGAATCCACCACGCCACCAGGAGCGCTACTCCGGACAGGACTTGTGCCATATACACCCTTTTTGGAACGATTGTTCCAAAGATGAGGATGGTGTCGGGCAGCTCGGTGGGCAGAGTAACCGTGTTACCACGCAGGATTCCCCCCGCCAGAAACAGCGCCACCGCCACGATGACAGCAGCTGGTAGGGTGCTGGCCAGCCCCTTAATGAAGGCTGCGGGCAGGGACAGAATTTTCCGGGTCGAACGCCAATGCCAGCCCGCCACCGCGGCCACCCAAAAGCCAATCACCGCAATGATTCCCGATGCTGCCGGCTGCCACGGAACCCACGCCGTCCAGGCCAGTGCGCCGGCCAGTCCCAAGAAAGGCAGCATCCCCGGAACTGACTTAGCACCAGATTCATCCGCCACACCGCCGGCAGCGGCGTCTGGCTGGACAGCCGTTTGGGGATCCGGCAAAACCGCATCCCCCCAGGTATCGGCCACGCCGCCGGTTTCTTCCGCGGACCATTCCGGGGAGGATTCCCCCCCGGTGGAGGGGTTCTCCACCCCCACCGGATTATACCGACCATTCAACTCTTGAGGCATCACCGTGGTGTATCCCGATTCGTTCGGGATTGCCGGGGTCAGAAGGGCGGTCGCGGCGGTTTCCTCATCGTTCGCGCCGGACTGCACGGCCTGGAGGAGTTCAGTAAAATCCGCGCTTCGCTGAGCCTGCGGGGCTAAAACCCTGCGAAAGACCTCAGCCAAAGGCGCTTCCAGCCCAGCCACGTCCGGGTTTCCGGCTAAAATCCGCGAGACAATGACCGTTGCCGAGCCAGTTCCGAAGGGGGGCCGTCCGGTCAGGGTGAACAGCAGCAGCGCGGCTAAAGCCCACCAGTCGTCAGCGAAATCCGCTTTCTGACCCTCGATAACCTCCGGCGAGATAAAGCCCGGAGTTCCCACTACCAAGCCGGTTCGTGTCAGTCCGCTGGTGTTTTCCAAAACGGAAGAAATCCCAAAGTCAATGAGTACTGGACCATTCGGTCCAAGTATTACGTTGGCGGGTTTGATGTCGCGGTGGCAAATCCCGGACTCATGCACCGCCCGCAGGGTGGCGGCTAGCATGGTCCCCAGTTCTAAAGCATCCTCGCGCTGCCAAGCTCCGCAAGCCCGCACATCCTCCGCGAGAGTCGGGCCGGGGACATATTCCGTGACGATAAAAGCATCGACCCCGTCGACTTCCAGGTCCATCACGGCCGCGACCCCGGGAACATTGGCCCGTTTCAGAGCCAGCGCTTCGGAGCGGAGACGCTCCCGGGCATCCCCATCACGCTGTCCCAAGTCAGCGCCGGGTGCCAACAGTTTAAAAGCAACCGGGTTACCGGCGCCGTCATGAGCCAGATAGACGGTGGCGGAAGCACCCGTCCCGAGCCGGCGCTCCAAAACGTACCCGCCTATTTCGGCACCCAATAACTCGGCGTTTGCGCTCATGTAAACGAGTATAGCCAAACCCCGGCTTTGGCCCCCGATGCCGAATACCGGGGACGGGCCAGCGCACTTTCAACCTGCCAGCCCGCCCACCCACTCTTGTGCACAAAAACCTGAAAAGAGCGTGTGAATCTGGAATAATGGTCGGGTCAGCATCGTTGCTGACAAATTTCATATCCAGCCTTTACAACGGATCGTCCGGCGCGTACCTGCCGGTGAAGGGATTATTATTATGGCAACTGTCACTTTTGACAAAGCAACACGTATCTATCCGGGCAACACTACCCCCTCGGTAGATGAGCTCAACTTGGAAATTGCGGACGGCGAATTCCTGGTTTTGGTCGGACCCTCCGGCTGCGGTAAATCCACCTCGCTGCGGATGCTGGCAGGTTTGGAGGAAGTCAACTCCGGGCGCATCCTGATTGGCGACAAAGACGTCACGGATGTACAGCCCAAAGACCGCGATATTGCGATGGTGTTCCAAAACTACGCTCTGTACCCGCATATGACAGTGCGGGACAATATGGGTTTTGCTCTGAAGATTGCGGGCACCCCGAAGGACGAAATCGCTAAGCGCGTCGAGGAAGCCGCCAAGGTTTTGGACTTGACCGAATACCTGGATCGTAAGCCGAAGGCTCTGTCCGGTGGTCAGCGTCAGCGCGTGGCGATGGGCCGAGCTATCGTGCGTAAACCCCAAGTGTTCCTGATGGACGAACCGCTGTCGAACTTGGACGCGAAACTGCGTGTGCAAACCCGCACCCAGATTGCCTCCCTGCAGCGCAAACTGGGGGTCACCACCCTGTATGTGACCCACGACCAAACCGAAGCCCTGACGATGGGCGACCGGATTGCCGTACTCAAGGACGGGATTTTGCAGCAGGTCGGTTCTCCAGATGAGCTCTATCAGCACCCCGAAAATGACTTCGTGGCTGGCTTCATTGGCTCACCCTCCATGAACTTGCGCAAGTTTAAGGTGGAAGGCGACAAGGCGGTTCTTTACGGCGCTTCCCTGCCGATTTCCGCAGAGCAGCGCAGCGCCCTGACTGAAGCTGACGGTGGCGAGGTCACGATTGGGTTCCGTCCTGAAGATTTGGAAATCACCACCGATACCGGCGATGGCGTGATGCCGATTGTGGTAGACATCA
This region includes:
- a CDS encoding LytR C-terminal domain-containing protein, producing MDEARYPEDEFDRIGKNLPQGAHRPGQPWWHGFLPFVIVIIAAPLLAWAMLLLIGSHPSTANDVATKPQMSQTPNTAATPSPSETEKPGEEPTESVEPSEEPTQSTPPAAEKTPEPPSADKSINVSVLNASGINGLAAKIKDKVAADGFTKVSADNFQGTKPAVNTIYYPSDREAEAREVQRVLNIDMIVPKDGLDKIQVVLVGRL
- a CDS encoding uracil-DNA glycosylase, translated to MNTGENRGGLERIMSPDWAQTMAPVEDQIHSMGDFLRAELAAGRGYFPAGENVFHAFQYPLERVKVLIVGQDPYPTPGHAMGLSFSVMPGTEIPRSLVNIFKELHQDLGLPLPTSGDLRPWANQGVMLLNRALTVQPGKPASHRGRGWEAITEFAIRELAKHHDAQGLPLVAFLWGADARKTKEFMPRVPCLESVHPSPLSASRGFFGSRPFSRANELLVAQGGQPVDWRLP
- a CDS encoding HAMP domain-containing sensor histidine kinase — translated: MRGIGKLWISLALATRLTIIFAVALVTALSLAGTVTVLSLSSYLTSQQDAQLSAAARVMGPNAANLSDTTVFSNNMPSDYYIYVQFAGSMHRPDREFITPATKSKSGIPQRQYLPKKADIPTISNASSLVMPGTTVPSTKSGQKWRVLSILLTSQGKVAGAATVGLSMTPQRNMLQAIIFTISISTLIIAIVGTLMTNYLVGRAFRPLHEIEVVANKIAAGDLTQRVKKAPTTTEVGSLANSMNVMLSNLEQAFSAVELSERKMRRFVSDASHELRTPTAAIRGYAELSRMGGVGPERQAEVMARIESEATRMGNMVQDLLTLARLDEHRPMTFERTDITALARNSLSDMAVLDPERDMQLLNMEDETLEEVYSVYATVDAEKISQVITNLLTNVRQHTPANTPVEVVVGYHMWPDETGAPLKNAAASKIPAFQRCAVLEIRDHGPGVAPEDAKKVFERFYRSDTSRVRTTGGTGLGLAIVSGIVSAHNGTVAMLQTPGGGATVRIKLPCQASHVDSQGENQSSPAAKFAAASAAINQASNTKENSRQTPPPARKAPASAPKPQGMPVVRPVPPMVRHAVPTPVVQPTPPVAPSPRPPAKPVPKPTKVPPPPPPPRSA
- a CDS encoding WXG100 family type VII secretion target, coding for MQFQVDSDAVAAAGAQTRACAEEVSAQVSAMMANLTALQESWTGAASGAFAALAAQWRATQATVEDNLRQIGLQLDTASANYAEAESNAAALFAGA
- a CDS encoding fibronectin-binding protein, with protein sequence MKKFLITAAALVLGLAFGPAAYADTLPSPDASGDSAGTVLEHVNLDSMPSGASDVAVNPVAPAPAAPSTAELNAGGNDVDVPAGPEVMYPQAPASVANAEPQIHANVAPQSPEKAKTSISAINANAPQAFVSSPIDSVPGVVSFVFIMLLCVGAGVAAAVVISIVTGKKINLGLRR
- the groL gene encoding chaperonin GroEL (60 kDa chaperone family; promotes refolding of misfolded polypeptides especially under stressful conditions; forms two stacked rings of heptamers to form a barrel-shaped 14mer; ends can be capped by GroES; misfolded proteins enter the barrel where they are refolded when GroES binds), translated to MAKMIAFAEEARRGMERGLDLLADTVKVTLGPKGRNVVLEKKWGAPTITNDGVSIAKEIDLADPYEKIGAELVKEVAKKTDDVAGDGTTTATVLAQAIVKEGLRNVAAGANPIALRHGIEKAVDAVVARLLADAVEVKTKEQIAATASISAADETIGEMIAEAMEKVGQEGVITVEESNTFGLNLEVTEGMRFDRGYISPYFVTDADRQEAALEDTYVLLVDTKISSIKDLVPLLEKVMQAGKPVAIIAEDIEGEALATLVLNRIRGALKVVAVKAPGFGDRRKAMLQDMAILTGAQVVSEDLGLKLENVGLEVLGTARKVVVTKDDTTIVDGAGDKDALAARIRQIRQEIEKTDSDYDREKLQERLAKLAGGVAVIKSGAATEVELKERKHRIEDAVRNAKAAKEEGLVPGGGVALIQAATEAFKDLQLEGDEATGASIVRVAVESPLKQIAANAGMEGGVVAEKVRHLPKGQGLNAATGEYEDLLEAKVADPVKVTRSALQNAASIAGLFLTTEAVVADKPEPPAPAPAPAGDDMGGMY